TTCAGAAGATAGAACAGCCTCTAAGTCTAAAGCTTGCTGTAGCATTGGGTGGCTTGGGTTTGATTGGTGCAGAACTTTGGTGGTTTATGTATAGTAAAACTAAATCCCAAAAAGCCAAGGCTAAACAAGGGATTCAAGAGGTTGATATTCTGGTAGACGGTGGCTATACACCAGATAGAATCGAAGTAATTGCTGGCGAACCTGTTAGATTAAACTTTTATCGTCAAGATCCTAGTAGCTGTTTAGAACAGGTATTATTACCCGACTTTAATAAGGCATTGGATTTGAGTCTCAATCAAACTACTTCCGTGGAAATTGTGCCAGAAAAACCAGGGGAATACACCTTTACCTGCGGGATGAATATGTATCGAGGTGTAATCAAAGCAGAAACTCCCTAATCCTAAATTATTTCTATTTCAGAACATTGTCCTTAAATAAACAAGATTGAGTTGTAAATAGATAGCCTCCTGATTCTTTAGGCTTGGCTACACTAATTTTTTTGTAACCAGCTAGTAATCCCCAATCACCTTGTTCTAAATTGCTGCATTCACTTATTTTATTATCTGGTCGATAATCTACATATACAATTATGTCCTCTGCAATTTGAATCCAAGAATACTTGTTTACTGCAAATGGAGTGTACAAAAAAGATAAATATAAAATAATAGATAAAATAGACGCTGATAAAGCAGAACCAAGTCCTCTTCCGCCGTTAAACAAAAAGGAACGGTAAAAGTGCTTTCTATGCTTCGTTCGCTATCCACTTCAATCGTACCCCTATGAGCTTTAACGATCGCCCGTGAAATTGCCAAACCCAGACCGTCTCTCTAGAGCGATCGCAATTAAGTGAAAATGCCTGCTTCGCCTGGGAACAACAGCAATCAACTATTAACTAAACATCGCTTTGATATATTCTCGACGCATAGAAGAAATAGCATCCAAAGAAATACCTTTGGGACAGACAGCAGTACATTCTCCATGATTAGAACAGTCGCCAAACCCTTCATTTGCCATTTGTGCTGTCATATCCAACACCCGCTGTTTGCGTTCGGGGTGTCCTTGAGGAAGCAATGCTAGATGAGAAACTTTAGCTGCGGTAAATAGGGAAGCAGAAGCATTAGGACAAGCAGCAACACAAGCACCACAGCCGATACAGGCTGCATAATCAAAAGCGCGATCGCTATTTTCTTTGGCTACAGGTAGAGAATTAGCATCAGGTGCAGCACCAGTATTAACGGAGATATAGCCCCCCGCAGCAACTATACGATCAAAGGCAGAGCGATCAACTACCAAGTCTTTAATTACAGGAAAAGCTTTGGCACGCCAGGGTTCTACTACGATTGTGTCTTCATCCTTAAAACTTCTAAGGTGCAGTTGACACACGGCAGTTTGTTTTTGTTCTCCATGCGCCACCCCGTTAATCATCATGCCACAAGAGCCACAAATCCCCTCACCACAGTCGCTATCAAAGGCTACAGGTTCTTGATCATTTTTGATTAGCTGCTCGTTTAATACGTCTAATAGTTCAATAAATGACATACTAGGATGAGCATTAGATACAGTGTACTCTTCTAATTTTCCTTTAGCTTCGGCATTAGGTTGTCGCCAAACTTTTAAATTAATTTTCATAAGATAAATTTAAATATAAATTAGTTTTGCTGAGATTGATTTATAAAGCTATCAGTTATCAGGTTTTTTACCGAACACTCCTTAATTTAACAAAATTAGCTAATTGAAGGTGAGAGAGGGCGAGGAAACCTCTCTCACCTTGTTGAAGAATAAATAAGAAGTAGAAAGTATGCTCGATCTAAAATTGCAAATAGTGCATTAGCTGCGATATTAACTCACTATCCAAATTTAGACGACGTTGGAGATCGACAATATTGCGATATTTACCGTTTTCCTGACGATTTTCCAGAAATATAGAGGCTAAATTTGTATCTAAGCCAGGAATTACAGCGATCTCTTCTAGTTCAGCAGTATTGAGATTGACTTTCTTCGGACTTAAAGGACTGAGACAATCGTAGTAGGCAAAAGTTAGAATCGACTCATAGGGTTGAAGACGCTGCACAGAAACGTTGATTGCAGCAGCAACATCTTCAAGACAAACTAGCTGCACTCCCATTTTGACTAAATCTACTAGCGATCGCGCCTGATGAATGGAAAACCCTGGCAGCCTTAGCCAATCGTCTATTGTTGCCTGATTCACGTCAATTCTGATTCCCATCTCAATGGCGATCGCAATTTCTCGTAACGACTGAAAACGATAATAAGGATCTTTGGCTATTTTATTTCTAATGCCAATTTCAGATAACTTAAACATTACTCTACGGGCGATCGCAACTTCGCCCCTAACTGATTACTATTCATTGTTAATTACTTATGCAATATGTTCTAATAACTGACGGCGTTTTTGTTCAAATTCATATTCTGTAACCAAACCGTCTTCTCGTAGTCGATCTAGTTCTCGCATGGCTTCGGCGATCGCTTTTACTTGAGGTGAGGTATTAAGATTGTATTGGCTATAGCCGTTAAACTGACGTTCAAACTGTTCTTGATCTTGAACAATATACCAGACTGCATCAATAGCAGCAGCAATTCTAGAGATAGGTGTTGACCATAAGAGAATATAAATAATTCCCCAGATGGGCTGTCCTAAATATAGTTTATGAAGTCCTGCGATCGGTGTAATTGTTCCTAACAAAGCTAGTGCTATGGCAACGCGCCTATTTTTGTGGTGTTTAAATAGTTTGTCTAACACTGGTGGATAAATATTGATTGAGGGTAAATAATTGAATTTACTTTAGCTTATTTTTTTCATTCTTACGTTCCTCTTTTGATTGTTGCCAAGTTTTCCAACAATCTTAGGTGAGTTATTGAAATTAATTGCTGTAAAAATTGTGTGTACTGAAAACTAAAAAAATCAAAAATAAAGGAGCTTATCTTATTAAGCTCCCTCACATAATCTTTGAATTGTTAATTGAAAATCAATTGTTAAACTGCACTATTAGACAATAGAGCGTCTTTTAATTGCTCTGCTTTATCAGTTTTCTCCCAAGGCAAATCTAGATCACTTCTGCCAAAGTGTCCATACGCAGCTACATCTTGATAGAAGCGACCACCTCTTTCTTGAGGAAGATTGCGTAGATTGAGAGTTTGAATAATTCCCGCAGGACGCAACTCAAAATGTTCTTGAGCTATTTTTAACAGCGCATCTTCATCAACTTTTGCAGTACCAAAGGTTTCAATAAACACACTAACAGGTCTAGCAACGCCAATGGCATAACTTACCTGGACTTCGCATTTATCTGCTAAACCCGCTGCCACAATATTATTTGCTACATAACGACAAGCATAAGAAGCACTGCGGTCTACTTTCGTGGGGTCTTTACCAGAAAAAGCACCACCACCATGACGAGAATAGCCACCGTAAGTGTCTACAATAATTTTACGACCAGTTAAGCCAGAATCTCCTTGAGGACCACCAACGACAAACTTACCTGTAGGATTAACTAAAAAACGGGTTTTGTCAGTTGGTTTTAAATCTAAATCAGCGAATACAGGCTGAATCACCCCAGACCAAAGATCTTCTTTGATTTTTTTCTGCACAGCACTATTTTCTGAAAGATTGTCAATAGTTTCTGTGTGCTGAGTCGAAACTAAAATAGTATCAATGCCGACTGGTTTTCCATCTTCGTATTGAATTGAAACCTGAGTTTTGCCATCAGGACGTAGATAAGATAATTCACCGTGTTTACGTACTTCTGCCAAACGACGAGACACCCGATGAGCCAAACTGATAGGCAATGGCATCAATTCTGGAGTTTCGTTACAGGCAAAGCCAAACATCAACCCCTGATCTCCTGCCCCAATTTTATCTAGCTCACTATCACTAAGATTTTCTCTTTGTTCTTGAGCCGAAGTTACACCTTGAGAAATATCTGGAGACTGTTCATCTAAGGCAACTAGCACAGAACAGCTATCGGCTGAAAACCCATTTTCAGCATGGACATAGCCAATTTCGGCTATTTTTTTTCTGACTAAATCTACATAATTGACCTGAGCTTTAGTCGTTATTTCTCCTGTAACTAAAACCAAGCCTGTATTAACTACTACTTCTGCCGCAACACGGCTTAAAGGGTCTTGAGTTAGGATAGCGTCTAAAATGGTATCTGAAATCTGATCACAAATCTTATCGGGATGTCCCTCTGTGACAGATTCGGAGGTGAATAAGTAGTTACGAGACAATTTGGTATAATCCTCCAATGAATGCTATTGCGGTGGCGCGAGATTATGAAATAAGCAGCCAAACATAAGACTATATGATACAGCTTTGTTTTTAAGATGACAAAGTTTGTAGCTCCAAGAGGTTGGAAATCTGAATATCTGCCTGGGATAATTTCACATTTTTGTGACGACAAATGCCAATAGCTGCTGCTGCATTAGCGTTTTTTGCCATAGTTATATCAAACGCAGAATCTCCTACCATTAGTGTTTGTTGGGGTGTAACTCCCAAAGTTTGGCAAGCTTGAATAAAGAGTCTGGGATCTGGTTTAATAATTTCGCCATCAACTCCCATACTTAGTTGAATATATTTCTTAAGTTCATGAGCGTCAACGAAGTTTTCAACTTCTGAAGTAGAATCGCTAGATAAAATGCCAATTTTTAGACCTGTATTAGACAAATGCTCAAGAGTTTCCTTTACATCAGCGAACAAGGGTACTGTTTGAGGATTTTTGATTATATATTTTGACTCAGATAGTTCTGTAAAAGCCTGTTGAGCAATTTCTCTTGCTTCGTGCCAGCTTCTTCCTGTTTCAGCAATATAAGCAGCAGCAGCAATCTCGTTTTCAAGGCGACTGCCAACAGCCATTAAACCTGTAGGGTCTAAACTATTATCTAAAATACCAAACGCCATTAACAAAGGCTCTCCTACCCCTGGTATTTGAGCATCAATCAAACGCGCTCTTTCAGTACCTACCCCGCGCCAGAATTCTAAGGAGTTTTCTAAAGTGCCATCTTTATCAAAAATAATGGCATCAATATTATTAAATTTTACATCTTGACAAGCGATCGCAACTGACAAACTTTTTCTCCTAAAGTAAATGTAATCAAGCAATTAGCAAAAAAAAGAGAGGAAACTTATCCTCTCTCGATTTCTAATAATTTTACCTTTGTAATCGGCTTTTATTCATCTACTGCTGCACCAACCATTTCCCCTTCTGAATCTTCAGGGGTATCTTCTGTTGCTTCGCTTGTAGGTTCAACAGTTTCCTCTGCCGCTGTTTCTGCAACTGGTTCTTCTACTGCTTCTTCACCTTCTGCCACCGTTTCTTCTACAGCAGTCTCATCGTTTACTACAGATTCTTCTACCATTGCAGCAGCTTCTTCTAAAGTAACTCCTTCGGCTTCAGCCAATAGTTTTTGGCGATATTTTTCAGCCATTTCTTCGGCTTTCTCAAATACTATATCTCTATTTTTGAGCATATCACCTGGTTCTGGCTCAAGCTGCTTAGTAGATAGAGATATACGACCTCTTTCTGCATCCAGGTCGATAATCATTACCTTTAATTCGTCATTAACACCAAATACGCTGTGAGGAGTATCAATGTGGTCATGAGAGATTTCCGAGATGTGAAGCAATCCACTTACGCCACCAATATCGATAAATGCACCGTAAGGTTTGATTCCACGTACAGAGCCTCTAACTACTTGACCTACCTCTAAACCGTTCATCTTACGCTCTACTAGCGCTCGACGATGACTTAGAACCAGTCGGTTGCGCTCTTCATCTACCTCTAAAAATTTGAGTGGTAAATCTTCCCCAACTAAATCTTCTTTTGCTTCCCTAGCACTAATATGAGAACCAGGAATAAAGCCTCTCAAACCTTCAATTCTGACTAATGCGCCACCACGGTTAGTCGCAAAAACATTGGAACGAACTGTAGCATCCTCCTGCTGTAGCTGTCTTACTCGCTCCCAAGCACGCATATACTCAATGCGTCTGATAGACAAAGTTAGCTGTCCGTCTTCGTTCTCGTCAGTTAAAATAAAGAACTCTCTGGTTTCATCTGCCTGAAGCACTTCAGTAGGATTGTCAACTCTATTGATCGACATCTCTTGAATAGGAATATACGCAGCAGTTTTAGCACCAATGTCAATCAAAGCTCCCCTTGGTTCCATACTAAAAACTGTTCCCGCTACTATGTCGCCAGGACTGAAGTGATAATCGTATTTGTCGAGTAGAGCAGCGAAATCTTCGTGAGTGAAACCAATATCTGTAGTACTTTTTGTTTGCTGATTGACCATATGGGTTAGATGTCCTTGTTGTATTTCCTTATTTTTTTGATTGATGAGCCTCCTGCTTGATGTACACTCATCCAATTGTTGTGCAGCCTACACCTACATCACCAAGCATTTCAGCCAACAGTTGAGTCATTTGTTAAATTTAAACAATTCTATAAAATTTAACTGCTACTGAAATATACCTGTCTGTTGGTAAAATGGCATTATTCTATTCTAACTTTTTATTGAGCTTACCGTAATTTTTTTTACTCTTTTTTACTAAATAAAGGCAATAATTATAATCATGTTGGAAACGCTGGGCTAAATAAGGATTATTGCCATTTTTTCTTAACAAAAAAAACGCAGTATTGATAAAGTTCTGACACACCTTAGTCATAAACTCTATCTACATTAGTTTAGTTACCGATGACTTCGTGGAAGGTTGCCACCGCAGTTTCTAAATGGTTAAAAAATCGATTCGCACCGATTAAATCCGTCAGCCCATCGCGATCAAACTGTTTAAAATCTACAGCGCTAACGATCAATCTAAGTCCAATATAAAATTTCCCCTTGAGGAAAATTAGTAATGATTTGTGTTTGAATAAATTCTTTAAGTTCTGTCATAGTGTCGCGAGCATAAACATACTTTACACCACCAAACTTGTTGCGCTTTTGAGCGCGATCGCCTTCTTCTAAATCTAGTTTGCTATTAGGATACCATGTCTGCAAAACCTCTTTTGATTTAGGGGTAAAGCGATGAGTGATTAATTCAAAAGTAAGATCGCCTTCAAAATCTAATGCCTGACGAATTTTAGCAAACAAGTTTTCGTAATGCTGCTGCCAATTTGCGATCGCCATAATTGGCGCAACGACAACGCCCACAGGATAACCCTTCAAAGCTAGCTTACGTAATCCCTGTAGCCTCTCTTCTACGGTAGCCGTACCTCCTTCCATAAAATGACTAACAGGATCGGCATTGACGCTGACGCGACAGCGAGTATGCCCGTTATGAGGTAAATCCAATAGCTGATCGACATGATCGAACTTGGTTACCCAACGTAGATAAGCAGATTTCCTGGTACCAAAATAGCGAATACATTCAGCTAAACTACCAGTCAAGTGTTCTATGCCCAAAGGATCTGTATAACAGCTAACTTCATAGGTTGTATCTTGATCTTCCTGTTCGTAATTGCTCAAATTTGCCAGAATTTGCGGTAAATTTCCATAAGCTTTAACTACGGGTACTCCTGATAGACTTCCTGCCAAATAACAATACTGACAGTGTGCAGGACAACCTTGTGCCAAATGAAATTGCCAATCAGCCGATGGCGGAATAGGTGTAAGTTTAAGTTGACTGGGTGGTGCGTTAACTATAGCTAAAGTATTTTTGGCGATCGCATAAGTCTCTTTTTCAGTTTTGCCACGCAAACCAGTTATTCTATTTTGCGATAGCTTTTGAACTGAAATACCTAAGTCTTTTACCCTGGCAACAATTTGTTGTCCCCAGGGTTGAGAATCAGCAGCAGGAGTAATTAATACTTGCTTTGGCAGCCAAAGTTTAGTTTTAGAAGCAACAGTCCCGTTGGATTGCGTAGAGTTGATCGGCGTTGAAATAGCAGATTTGCTCATGAAATTATCTTAATTAAGCAGTTGTCTTTAAAACAGCTACAGGCGATCGCTATGAGTGAAGCAATTAATAATCCAAGCGGCTAAATTAAAAGCTACTAGCATCTTTAAACATTTGCCTAATTCTTTCTAGAAGTTTTGCATCAGGGTCAGCGCGATCGATACTTGGCTGTTTCTGAGCGGGAATTTGAGCAGGATTTAAGAGCGCTCGCTGTGTTTCAGGACTAACAAAATCATCAACGCTTTTCAATGATTTTACTTTTTTCGAGTCGGAATAAAGCAAACCTACTTTTTGTATACCATTAGACAAGTCTGATCGATCGGATTTGTCAGAAACTTTGCTTACGTCTTTGCTTGTACAGGCGGTGGTTGCCATTAAAAATATTCCTAATAAAAATGCCGTGACAATTCTACTAGTCTTGAGCTTTCTTAGCATATTCATGAGTGCTACCTAGGAATTATAAGATCGTTATGCAATACCAAACCATGAAGTTGAAAACTTCTGGTAATTAATAATTTATCTATCTTCTGGCGAAATAGCTTCTGACTTAAGTTGTATTAAAATATTTGGCGTTGCTGAACGCATAAGACTCAAATTTAATTTGACTTATTTATTCATACAATACAGACTGCTTAAAAGCTAATATCAGCTACGAATAGTATTGTCATGTATATCATTACTCAAATTAGCAACGCCAAAAATAAGATATCTCAATAGTTTTACAACTTAACCAGCCCTAGGCTTTTTAGCCCAAACTATCTTTAATATGATCGCTTACTCTTAAAGCATTTGCCACGATGGTTAAGGTAGGATTTACCGCACCCATACTAGGAAAAAAGCTAGCATCCACAACATAAAGATTCTCGACATCATGAGTACGACAGTTAAGATCGAGAACGTTGGTTTTAGGGTCTGAACCAAATTTACAAGTACCTACCTGATGCCATACAGCACTAAGAGGAACTTCTTTGATCATAAACATAAAGAACCCAACTTTGCGCAAATACCCTTGCCACATATCAATAAACTGATTGTGAGCTTTAGTGTTGTTGCGAGTAAAGTTTACTTTAATTTTTCCTGCTTCTGTGAGGGTGACACGATTATCAGGATCGGGTAAATCTTCGCTAGTTAGCCACCAGTCTACCGCGTGGTCTGCCATATACTCTAAAGTTGCTTGAGGTACGGAGTCGGGAGAAAAAGTTGCTAATCGATTCCATTTTGATTTACCCGTCATTTGGATTTGTCCTAAAGGATAGTCGTGTTCGGGACTACCAAAATAAAAGTCATTAAAGCCAAGAGTTTTTTGAAATTTAACTGGATTAGGCTTGTCGGCGATCGCCACTACGGCAGAATGATTATGTAACATCAAGTTGCGTCCTACCATACCCGAAGAGTTGCCCAAACCATTAGGATGCTGCTCATTAGCAGATTTTAGGAGTAAGGTAGCGGAGTTAATTGCCCCAGCAGAAAGCACAAAAGTATCGGCAGAATATTGTTCTTTGTTGCCGTCAATTTCTACTTCTACAGCTTTTATCTGTTTGCCACTATCATCGGTAATCAATTTGGTAACTAGAGCATTTATTTTTAACTCTATATTTTCATATTCTGTAGCAGGATCGACACAGGCTATTTGAGCATCAAGTTTGGCATCAATTTTGCAGGGATAAGGATCGCAAGTAGCACAGCGAATACACTTACTATTTTCGGGGTCTTCAACATTGCGATCTACTGCTAGGGTTAAATGATGAGGATGTAAACCCAGGTTCTGCAAATCATTTGCTACCTCCTGCATACGGGGTTCGTGAGGTAGAGGCGGGAAAGGATATTCGGCGGACATAGGCGGTTCGGTAGGATCTTCCCCTTTTTGTCCGTGTATTTTAAATATACTCTCGGCACGGGTATAGTAAGTCTCTAGGTCTTGATAGCTTAATTCCCAAGCAGGAGATATACCGTCTTGATGCTTTACTTCTCCAAAGTCAGCCTCACGCATTCTTTGCAAAGCTGCGCCATAAACTTTGGTATTACCGCCAACATTATAAAAAGCCTGGGGTGAAAAACTGTTGTTGTCTTTGTCAAACCATTTTTCTGTTACCTGATATTTTCTACCCTGAAAAATTGCCTCAGGATTCCAATTGTCATCTTCTTTTGGTAAATATCCTCCTCTTTCAATAATTAAAATGCGTTTTCCTGTAGGCGCAAGAGAATAAGCTACTGTTCCGCCACCGGCACCCGCACCGATAATAATAATGTCGTAATGGTTCATGTTTTTAGTTGATTAATTTTTAACTGTATTGATGTTTTTTTGATGCACATCAAATATAATTTTGGCTTTTTAGAGGGATGATTTTTAGGGCAAGATTTATCTAAAATATTGACCCTCAAATGATCCCTCTGTCGAACGCCTACATTAACTTTTGACCAACGGTCACAGCAGGCTTTGTCCCTTTAGGGACAAAGCCTGCTGTGACTAATTAAATCAGATCAATCCAGTTAATTTCAGTATTTTTTATTTCATTTGCGTCTGGCATTTTTTGCCGACGCATCAGTTCGGAAATAGCTGCAATATCCTTGTCCCTATTTACCCCTGCAACTGCCATTACCTTATTGTTTTGTAAATAGAATGCCAGAAATTCTAACTCATCTAGACTTTTATTAGACTCAGCGAGTTCTCCATCAATTTTAATTTCATCCCATGATTCAGCGTGTCCCACATAACGTAGTTTCAAATCGTATTGACCAGACCAAAAGAAAGGAACAATATCGTCAGCTTTTGTTAACTTGCTTTTTTCCAGCATATTAATTGCTGCAATTTTCCCATGCTGTGCTGCTAGTCGCCAGTGTTCGATGCGGGTTGATTCTCCCATAGGTTGATAGGGAAAAGAAGCAATGTCTCCCGCTGCATAGATATCTTTTATTTCAGTTTGCAGATATTCATTGACAGGAATACTGTGATCTTTCTCGTTAAGTTCAATTCCCTCTAAGTAACTAGTGTTGGGTTGAACACCAATACCAACAATAACTAGGTCAGTAGCTATTTTTTCACCATTTTCCAAAACGGCATATTCAACTTTGCCATCGCCACCAAATTCTGTCGCTTTAGTTCCAAATTTAAAGGTTACGCCGTTTTGCTCATGAAGTTTTTGGAACATCTTGCCTAATCGATCGCCTAAGATCTTTTTAAAAGGGACATCACTAGGAGAGACTACAACAACTTCTAACCCTTGCTGATTTAAACTAGCTGCTGCTTCCATGCCAATAAAGCTCGAACCAATTATTAAAGCTTTTTTGGCTTTTTTAACTTCCTCCAGGATCGAGTTGACATCTTCTGTGTTCCTCAAGGTAAAGATATTAGCTAAATTTGACCCTGGCAGATCCATTTTCTTGGCTTGTCCTCCTGTAGCAAGCAGCAAGGAATCATACTCAAGGGTTGAATTGTCTTCAAAGGTAATTAACTTATTTATGGAATCTACCTTAGTGACTGCCTCACCAAAGCGCAACTCTATATTATGTTGGTCGTAAAACTCACAGCTACGTAGAGGTAAAGAATCTTCTTCAGCTTTACCTTGAAGATAGTTTTTACTCAACTTAGTACGGTCATAGGGTAGCTTTTGTTCGGCACTTATTAAAACAATCTGTCCCTGGAAACCTTGCTGACGTAAAGTTTCTACGGCAACTGTACCCGCTGAACCCGCCCCCAAAACTACAAAGGTACGCTGGTCAACTTTAGGTTCATACCTTGCCATAGCTAGAGTTCGCTGCTGAGATATATCCTCTGGCAGCTTTACTAATACTTGCTCTCCTTCTATCCTGACAGAAAAATTTGTGAGAGAATCTAATGCGGGTGGTTCTTCCTGTTGTCCTGCGATCGCATTAAAACAGGCATTATGCCAAGGGCAAACAATTCTTTCGTTACATAAAATTCCTTTAGCCAGAGGTGCGCCATAGTGGGTGCAAAATGC
This DNA window, taken from Pleurocapsa sp. FMAR1, encodes the following:
- a CDS encoding cupredoxin domain-containing protein, with protein sequence MLNKSKIVGSLAGLGFLLALTPNIVLAQKEVKMPASAGEQTSQFQKIEQPLSLKLAVALGGLGLIGAELWWFMYSKTKSQKAKAKQGIQEVDILVDGGYTPDRIEVIAGEPVRLNFYRQDPSSCLEQVLLPDFNKALDLSLNQTTSVEIVPEKPGEYTFTCGMNMYRGVIKAETP
- a CDS encoding succinate dehydrogenase/fumarate reductase iron-sulfur subunit, with the protein product MKINLKVWRQPNAEAKGKLEEYTVSNAHPSMSFIELLDVLNEQLIKNDQEPVAFDSDCGEGICGSCGMMINGVAHGEQKQTAVCQLHLRSFKDEDTIVVEPWRAKAFPVIKDLVVDRSAFDRIVAAGGYISVNTGAAPDANSLPVAKENSDRAFDYAACIGCGACVAACPNASASLFTAAKVSHLALLPQGHPERKQRVLDMTAQMANEGFGDCSNHGECTAVCPKGISLDAISSMRREYIKAMFS
- a CDS encoding ComEA family DNA-binding protein yields the protein MFKLSEIGIRNKIAKDPYYRFQSLREIAIAIEMGIRIDVNQATIDDWLRLPGFSIHQARSLVDLVKMGVQLVCLEDVAAAINVSVQRLQPYESILTFAYYDCLSPLSPKKVNLNTAELEEIAVIPGLDTNLASIFLENRQENGKYRNIVDLQRRLNLDSELISQLMHYLQF
- a CDS encoding NINE protein, whose amino-acid sequence is MLDKLFKHHKNRRVAIALALLGTITPIAGLHKLYLGQPIWGIIYILLWSTPISRIAAAIDAVWYIVQDQEQFERQFNGYSQYNLNTSPQVKAIAEAMRELDRLREDGLVTEYEFEQKRRQLLEHIA
- the metK gene encoding methionine adenosyltransferase, giving the protein MSRNYLFTSESVTEGHPDKICDQISDTILDAILTQDPLSRVAAEVVVNTGLVLVTGEITTKAQVNYVDLVRKKIAEIGYVHAENGFSADSCSVLVALDEQSPDISQGVTSAQEQRENLSDSELDKIGAGDQGLMFGFACNETPELMPLPISLAHRVSRRLAEVRKHGELSYLRPDGKTQVSIQYEDGKPVGIDTILVSTQHTETIDNLSENSAVQKKIKEDLWSGVIQPVFADLDLKPTDKTRFLVNPTGKFVVGGPQGDSGLTGRKIIVDTYGGYSRHGGGAFSGKDPTKVDRSASYACRYVANNIVAAGLADKCEVQVSYAIGVARPVSVFIETFGTAKVDEDALLKIAQEHFELRPAGIIQTLNLRNLPQERGGRFYQDVAAYGHFGRSDLDLPWEKTDKAEQLKDALLSNSAV
- a CDS encoding HAD family hydrolase; its protein translation is MSVAIACQDVKFNNIDAIIFDKDGTLENSLEFWRGVGTERARLIDAQIPGVGEPLLMAFGILDNSLDPTGLMAVGSRLENEIAAAAYIAETGRSWHEAREIAQQAFTELSESKYIIKNPQTVPLFADVKETLEHLSNTGLKIGILSSDSTSEVENFVDAHELKKYIQLSMGVDGEIIKPDPRLFIQACQTLGVTPQQTLMVGDSAFDITMAKNANAAAAIGICRHKNVKLSQADIQISNLLELQTLSS
- a CDS encoding 30S ribosomal protein S1, which gives rise to MVNQQTKSTTDIGFTHEDFAALLDKYDYHFSPGDIVAGTVFSMEPRGALIDIGAKTAAYIPIQEMSINRVDNPTEVLQADETREFFILTDENEDGQLTLSIRRIEYMRAWERVRQLQQEDATVRSNVFATNRGGALVRIEGLRGFIPGSHISAREAKEDLVGEDLPLKFLEVDEERNRLVLSHRRALVERKMNGLEVGQVVRGSVRGIKPYGAFIDIGGVSGLLHISEISHDHIDTPHSVFGVNDELKVMIIDLDAERGRISLSTKQLEPEPGDMLKNRDIVFEKAEEMAEKYRQKLLAEAEGVTLEEAAAMVEESVVNDETAVEETVAEGEEAVEEPVAETAAEETVEPTSEATEDTPEDSEGEMVGAAVDE
- a CDS encoding spore photoproduct lyase family protein; the encoded protein is MSKSAISTPINSTQSNGTVASKTKLWLPKQVLITPAADSQPWGQQIVARVKDLGISVQKLSQNRITGLRGKTEKETYAIAKNTLAIVNAPPSQLKLTPIPPSADWQFHLAQGCPAHCQYCYLAGSLSGVPVVKAYGNLPQILANLSNYEQEDQDTTYEVSCYTDPLGIEHLTGSLAECIRYFGTRKSAYLRWVTKFDHVDQLLDLPHNGHTRCRVSVNADPVSHFMEGGTATVEERLQGLRKLALKGYPVGVVVAPIMAIANWQQHYENLFAKIRQALDFEGDLTFELITHRFTPKSKEVLQTWYPNSKLDLEEGDRAQKRNKFGGVKYVYARDTMTELKEFIQTQIITNFPQGEILYWT
- a CDS encoding GMC family oxidoreductase, producing MNHYDIIIIGAGAGGGTVAYSLAPTGKRILIIERGGYLPKEDDNWNPEAIFQGRKYQVTEKWFDKDNNSFSPQAFYNVGGNTKVYGAALQRMREADFGEVKHQDGISPAWELSYQDLETYYTRAESIFKIHGQKGEDPTEPPMSAEYPFPPLPHEPRMQEVANDLQNLGLHPHHLTLAVDRNVEDPENSKCIRCATCDPYPCKIDAKLDAQIACVDPATEYENIELKINALVTKLITDDSGKQIKAVEVEIDGNKEQYSADTFVLSAGAINSATLLLKSANEQHPNGLGNSSGMVGRNLMLHNHSAVVAIADKPNPVKFQKTLGFNDFYFGSPEHDYPLGQIQMTGKSKWNRLATFSPDSVPQATLEYMADHAVDWWLTSEDLPDPDNRVTLTEAGKIKVNFTRNNTKAHNQFIDMWQGYLRKVGFFMFMIKEVPLSAVWHQVGTCKFGSDPKTNVLDLNCRTHDVENLYVVDASFFPSMGAVNPTLTIVANALRVSDHIKDSLG
- a CDS encoding FAD-dependent oxidoreductase, with protein sequence MKEIAVAKVDELQDGQMQQIAVGDDQILLSKIDGQFYATGAFCTHYGAPLAKGILCNERIVCPWHNACFNAIAGQQEEPPALDSLTNFSVRIEGEQVLVKLPEDISQQRTLAMARYEPKVDQRTFVVLGAGSAGTVAVETLRQQGFQGQIVLISAEQKLPYDRTKLSKNYLQGKAEEDSLPLRSCEFYDQHNIELRFGEAVTKVDSINKLITFEDNSTLEYDSLLLATGGQAKKMDLPGSNLANIFTLRNTEDVNSILEEVKKAKKALIIGSSFIGMEAAASLNQQGLEVVVVSPSDVPFKKILGDRLGKMFQKLHEQNGVTFKFGTKATEFGGDGKVEYAVLENGEKIATDLVIVGIGVQPNTSYLEGIELNEKDHSIPVNEYLQTEIKDIYAAGDIASFPYQPMGESTRIEHWRLAAQHGKIAAINMLEKSKLTKADDIVPFFWSGQYDLKLRYVGHAESWDEIKIDGELAESNKSLDELEFLAFYLQNNKVMAVAGVNRDKDIAAISELMRRQKMPDANEIKNTEINWIDLI